From one Streptomyces sp. N50 genomic stretch:
- a CDS encoding Arc family DNA-binding protein: protein MDHEARITLRLPADLHTWLVTEAKAARRSLNSEIVYRLESERAATKADGTSP from the coding sequence ATGGATCACGAAGCACGCATCACCCTCAGACTGCCCGCCGACCTCCACACGTGGTTGGTCACCGAGGCAAAGGCCGCCCGCAGATCCCTCAACTCCGAAATCGTGTACCGCCTGGAGAGCGAGCGCGCCGCCACCAAGGCAGACGGCACATCGCCCTGA